The Hemicordylus capensis ecotype Gifberg chromosome 6, rHemCap1.1.pri, whole genome shotgun sequence genome window below encodes:
- the LOC128331057 gene encoding LOW QUALITY PROTEIN: uncharacterized protein LOC128331057 (The sequence of the model RefSeq protein was modified relative to this genomic sequence to represent the inferred CDS: deleted 2 bases in 1 codon; substituted 1 base at 1 genomic stop codon) has product MEEQARTGSESGEGSGGSGRDTFSVQSGTARDLSRWTTPRQEGIPQRLEAQWQEYLKTVQYPSSGWGTSQLPDLTSWDDLATFDRVVGACQWSREGMSRLMPTLSAEAQQALSTLNARDKGDHGKAKASALRGNSSSSELQRQLFRQFRYQEAEGPREVCSRLRELCHRWLEPESRTKEQILELLILEQFLTVLPKEIQNRVRERGPETCAQAVALAEGFLLRQQESLQTKPQGPDSLQGAAINLLEGQRTVSDARQRQLAKEARQQDNGKVSLLGAKAASRAGGSLQHQGSREEGTRTAPGMTPRKEKSHVCIDCGKCFARPSDLAKHENIHTGAKPFRCMECGTRFSQLSHLTRHQRIHTGEKPHMCTECGASFAQRASLVSHQRVHSGEQPYRCSHCQQCFSHQSALKVHERIHTGQKPYICLECGKRFVSSSTLKIHKRIHTGEKPFSCAECGKRFIQRSNLISHQRTHSGEKPFCCGVCGRRFSYPSDLTRHQKIHTGEKPFPCDECERRFTRFSDLLIHRRIHTGERPYRCLECGRRFRQKSALVTHQRIHTKEKAAEKGKPVVSTEPQANSELKVGETEEKGDSSEKEEEERPLRLPACRLRLLRLPACQAHLPFAADSAARQLPLCLPTSRSRYSRLSWSAACLARLPFAPAHLLSSLAGSGQPPAEAVHLSASRPSSPRLPQRPAIHRATASPPPRGFEELGASNHNFSVFFLKRKRNSHRASDDFTFTGDLRHGTMEVPAPPETEPGESLKQLGKVPCDFQAGAIRELLWWAAPQQVRAERQEGGPQHLEAQWQEFLKTIQSPPSGWGNPQPPDVMPWDDLASLERVTDACQWPQAEWVTQRMPNLGGKPPQIYSGLEGRDRGDYSKAKTAFLGESSASTEKQRQHFRQFCYQEAEGPRKVCGQLRELCHRWLEPESHTKEQILELLILEQFLTILPKEIQNRVQERGPETCAQAVALAEGFLLRQREGKRREEQELRTFQGAPVNFPEVQRGPLTIRPRQFCKDARQLKNRNARSQGTKIMSRTDERFELQECRKKFRGEAAERENHKRERSHPCVECGKGLTQPSELAKHQKTHLGEKPYCCGVCGKSFGQISHLTRHQRIHSGEKPHTCSECGKRFNCPSDLAKHLNIHTGEKPYRCGECGKSFSQISHLTWHQRIHSGEKPHHCAECGEAFSQRAHLISHQRIHSGERPYRCSLCQKCFSHRSALTVHXRIHMGQKPYACSECGKRFVASSALTRHQRTHSGEKPHTCTECGRSFIQHSALTAHQRTHSGERPYACSECGKRFNQPSDLTRHQKIHTGDKPFPCDECERRFARLSDLIIHWRIHTGEKPYRCTECSRRFRQRRALVKHQKLHHSKEVPEESQPPEIHRAP; this is encoded by the exons ATGGAGGAGCAGGCCCGAACGGGCTCCGAGTCAGGGGAGGGATCTGGAGGTTCAGGAAGAGACACATTTTCAGTACAGTCTGGTACTGCCCGGGATCTATCACGATGGACAACACCACGACAGGAAGGGATACCCCAACGCTTGGAAGCCCAGTGGCAAGAATACTTGAAAACAGTCCAATATCCCTCTTCAGGGTGGGGAACATCACAGCTGCCGGATTtaacttcatgggatgacctggcCACATTTGACCGTGTGGTTGGGGCCTGCCAGTGGTCTAGGGAAGGAATGAGCCGCCTCATGCCCACCCTCAGTGCTGAAGCACAACAGGCCCTAAGTACCCTGAATGCCAGAGACAAGGGGGACCATGGGAAGGCTAAAGCCAGTGCCCTGAGAGGAAACTCAAGCAGTTCTGAGCTGCAGCGTCAGCTCTTCCGCCAGTTCCGCTACCAAGAAGCTGAGGGGCCTCGTGAAGTCTGCAGTCGGTTGCGGGAACTCTGCCATCGCTGGTTGGAGCCGGAGAGCCGCACCAAGGAGCAGATCTTGGAACTGTTGATCCTAGAGCAGTTCTTGACAGTCTTGCCCAAGGAAATTCAGAACCGAGTCCGAGAGCGTGGCCCTGAGACTTGTGCTCAGGCGGTAGCTTTGGCTGAAGGATTCCTTTTGAGGCAGCAGGAGAGCTTGCAAACCAAACCACAG GGCCCTGATTCATTGCAGGGGGCAGCTATAAATCTCTTGGAAGGCCAGAGGACTGTGTCGGATGCCAGACAGAGGCAGTTGGCAAAggaggccaggcagcaggataaCGGGAAGGTCAGCTTGCTAG GTGCCAAGGCCGCAAGCCGAGCTGGAGGGTCACTTCAGCATCAAGGATCCAGGGAAGAAGGTACACGCACTGCTCCTGGGATGACTCCCAGGAAGGAGAAATCTCACGTGTGTATCGACTGTGGAAAATGCTTTGCACGCCCGTCGGACCTGGCAAAGCACGAGAACATCCACACAGGAGCAAAGCCCTTTCGATGCATGGAGTGCGGAACGAGGTTTAGCCAGTTGTCCCACCTGACTAGACACCAGAGAAttcacacgggagagaaaccgcACATGTGCACTGAATGTGGAGCATCCTTTGCCCAGCGAGCCTCTCTGGTTAGTCACCAAAGAGTCCACTCGGGAGAGCAGCCCTATCGCTGTTCTCACTGCCAGCAGTGCTTCAGCCACCAGTCGGCCCTTAAAGTGCATGAGCGCATCCACACAGGCCAGAAACCTTACATCTGTCTGGAATGTGGGAAGCGGTTTGTTTCCTCCTCCACGCTCAAGATACAcaagagaatccacacaggggagaagccattttCCTGCGCGGAGTGTGGGAAACGCTTCATTCAGCGCTCCAATCTTATTTCGCACCAGCGGACGCATTCTGGGGAGAAGCCATTTTGCTGCGGTGTGTGTGGGAGAAGGTTCAGCTACCCGTCTGATCTCACTCGGCACCAGAAAatccacacgggggagaagcCATTTCCCTGTGACGAATGCGAAAGGAGGTTCACCAGGTTCTCAGATCTCCTCATACACCggagaatccacactggagagcgGCCATATCGCTGCCTTGAGTGCGGGAGACGGTTCAGGCAGAAGAGCGCTTTGGTAacgcaccagagaatccacacgaAAGAGAAGGCAGCAGAGAAAGGCAAGCCTGTGGTGTCCACGGAGCCGCAGGCAAACAGCGAATTGAAAGTTGGTGAGACAGAAGAGAAAGGAGACAGttcagaaaaagaagaggaggagaga CCACtgcggctgcctgcctgccggttGCGGCTGCTGCGTCTTCCcgcctgccaggcccacctgccATTCGCGGCCGATTCGGCTGCCCGCCAGTTGCCACTCTGCCTGCCCACCAGTCGCAGCCGCTATAGCCGCCTGTCATGGTCGGCCGCCTGCTTGGCCCGCCTGCCGTTCGCGCCCGCCCATCTGCTGAGCTCGCTTGCCGGTTCTGGCCAGCCGCCTGCTGAGGCTGTTCACCTGTCCGCCAGCCGCCCATCTTCTCCCCGCCTCCCCCAGCGGCCGGCCATTCACCGGGCCACCGCTTCTCCCCCGCCACGCG GTTTTGAAGAGTTGGGAGCCTCAAATCACAACTtcagtgttttctttttaaaaaggaaaagaaatagccACAGAGCAAGCGACGATTTCACATTCACAGGTGATTTGAGGCATGGAACAATGGAAGTGCCTGCACCACCAGAGACTGAACCAGGCGAAAGCTTGAAGCAGCTTGGAAAAGTCCCTTGTGACTTCCAAGCTGGTGCCATCCGGGAGCTCCTTTGGTGGGCTGCCCCACAACAGGTCAGAGCTGAGCGACAGGAAGGAGGCCCACAGCACTTGGAAGCCCAGTGGCAGGAATTCCTCAAGACCATCCAATCCCCTCCCTCTGGTTGGGGAAACCCGCAGCCTCCAGACGTGATGCCATGGGACGACCTTGCCTCTCTTGAGCGGGTGACTGATGCCTGCCAGTGGCCT CAGGCAGAGTGGGTCACTCAGCGGATGCCtaaccttggtggcaaacccccACAGATCTACAGTGGCTTGGAGGGCAGAGACCGAGGGGACTACTCCAAGGCAAAAACTGCGTTCTTAGGGGAAAGCTCTGCTAGCACGGAGAAGCAGCGCCAGCATTTccggcagttctgctaccaggaggctgAGGGGCCACGCAAGGTCTGTGGCCAGCTGCGGGAGCTCTGCCATCGCTGGTTGGAGCCAGAGAGCCACaccaaggagcagatcctggagctgctgatcctggagcagttcttgaCCATCCTGCCAAAGGAAATCCAGAACCGAGTCCAAGAACGTGGCCCTGAAACCTGTGCCCAGGCAGTGGCTCTAGCAGAGGGTTTCCTGCTGAGGCAGCGAGAGGGCAAGAGACGGGAGGAACAG gagctgaggacattTCAAGGGGCACCTGTGAATTTCCCAGAGGTGCAAAGAGGTCCACTGACCATAAGGCCAAGACAGTTCTGCAAGGATGCCAGACAGCTGAAAAACAGAAATGCCCGTTCACAAG GTACTAAAATCATGAGCAGGACTGATGAACGGTTTGAACTTCAAGAGTGCAGGAAAAAGTTCAGGGGAGAAGCAGCTGAGAGGGAAAACcacaagagagagagatctcatcCCTGTGTTGAGTGTGGGAAAGGTCTTACTCAGCCTTCTGAACTGGCCAAGCACCAGAAAACCCACTTGGGGGAGAAGCCCTATTGCTGTGGAGTGTGCGGGAAAAGCTTTGGCCAGATCTCCCACCTCACAAGACATCAGCGGATCCACTCTGGAGAGAAGCCACATACCTGCTCTGAATGTGGGAAAAGGTTCAACTGTCCATCAGATCTGGCTAAACACCTGAatattcacacaggagagaaaccctatcgCTGTGgtgagtgtgggaaaagcttcagtcagatATCCCATCTTACTTGGCACCAGAGGATACACTCTGGGGAGAAACCTCATCATTGCGCAGAGTGCGGTGAAGCGTTCAGCCAAAGGGCACACCTCATCagccaccaaagaatccactcagggGAGAGGCCCTACCGCTGTTCTCTGTGCCAGAAGTGCTTCAGCCACCGATCAGCGCTTACTGTGCACTAGAGAATCCACATGGGGCAGAAGCCCTATGCCTGCTCCGAATGTGGGAAGCGGTTTGTGGCATCCTCTGCTCTCACTAGGCACCAGAGGACCCACTCAGGAGAGAAGCCTCATACCTGCACCGAGTGCGGACGAAGCTTCATCCAGCATTCTGCTCTGACGGCACACCAGCGAACGCACTCTGGCGAGAGGCCATATGCTTGCAGTGAGTGTGGGAAAAGGTTTAACCAGCCTTCCGATCTTACCAGACATCAAAAAATCCACACGGGAGATAAACCTTTCCCCTGTGATGAGTGCGAGAGAAGATTCGCCAGGCTCTCTGACCTTATCATTCACTGgaggatccacacaggagagaagccgtaCCGCTGTACTGAGTGCAGCAGAAGGTTCAGGCAGAGACGAGCTCTTGTCAAACACCAGAAACTCCACCATTCCAAAGAGGTGCCAGAAGAAAGCCAGCCCCCTGAAATCCACAGAGCCCCCTGA